Proteins co-encoded in one Hyla sarda isolate aHylSar1 chromosome 4, aHylSar1.hap1, whole genome shotgun sequence genomic window:
- the LOC130367011 gene encoding protein spinster homolog 1-like translates to MASPQDPLLKEEEEAMEDHSDMDVEKGDIPERQNLPSLSVMSTARSIITVVILAFVNLLIYANRSSVAGVLPYIQKAYDTNASLSGLLNTLFIGSYVLVAPIAGYLGDHCNKKYTVCAGVIVWLSMTLTLSFIPDGYFLLFLLTSGLVGAGEATFCTIAPSIIADLFTSDQRTRMLNVFYSVIPVGCGLGYIIGPKVTDAARGDWHWAFRVTPGLGLIAVALMILVTKELPRTTTNGKKNNKSQKFAKWATDLKKLFKNRSFMLTTMGSTAVSFIVGAIGVWGPSYLTHARTLLQEKDPCRAEPCDYHDILIFGVVTVVSGILGVVAGTEISKRYRKSNPRADLLVCGCAMMLSAPFLLLALTFGNISLVATNIFIFIGETLLSVNFTLISDIILKVVTPWRRSSALAVQMTIYHLLGDAGSPYLIGLISDTYERGYAKSPLLKYRSLEYALMTCTIMAVIGGAFFMATALYIERDEKEAEMESEPPSSSSSSLLPADEDRASD, encoded by the coding sequence atggcctctccacaagacccattgctgaaggaggaggaagaagcaatggaggaccatagtgatatggatgtagaaaagggcgatatccctgagaggcagaacctgccatctctaagcgtgatgtccaccgcacgttccatcatcaccgtagtgatcctcgcctttgttaatttgctcatctatgcaaatcgctccagcgtggcgggggtgctgccttatatacagaaagcatatgacaccaatgctagtctgtccggtttattgaatacattgttcattggaagctacgtgctggtcgcaccaattgccggatatttgggcgaccactgtaataagaaatatactgtttgcgcaggagtcatcgtttggctgagcatgacacttaccctgtcattcatccccgacgggtacttcctgctcttcctgctgacgagtggactggttggagccggagaggcgactttctgcaccatcgccccctccatcattgcagacctttttacaagtgaccagcggacccgcatgctgaacgtgttttactccgtcatacctgtaggctgcggactaggatacatcatcgggcccaaagtgactgatgcagcaaggggtgattggcactgggcatttcgggtcacccctggcctgggcctcatagctgtggctttgatgattttggtcacaaaggagcttccaagaacgactacaaacgggaagaagaacaacaaatcccagaagtttgccaaatgggcgacagatctgaaaaaactatttaaaaatcgaagcttcatgttaaccaccatgggatcgacggctgtatccttcatagtgggagccataggtgtatggggtccgtcatacctgacccacgcacgaacactcctacaagagaaggacccttgccgtgctgaaccgtgtgactatcacgacatcctaatatttggtgtggttacagtcgtttccggcattctgggagttgtagcagggacggagataagtaaaagatatcgcaaatccaacccacgggcggacctgcttgtgtgtggatgcgcgatgatgctctccgccccttttcttctgttggcattgacttttggcaacatcagcctcgttgccaccaacatcttcatcttcatcggagagacgcttctgtcagtaaatttcaccctcatatctgacattatactaaaagtagtaactccgtggaggagatcttcagccctggccgtgcagatgacaatctatcacctcctaggtgacgccggcagcccgtacctcatcggcttgatatctgacacctacgaacgaggatatgccaaatcccctcttctgaaataccgcagcctggagtatgccctcatgacctgcaccataatggcagtcatcggaggggccttcttcatggcaacggccctatatatagagagggacgaaaaagaagcagagatggaatcagaacctccgtcatcctcctcctcctcactgcttcctgccgatgaggaccgcgcttcagactga